ACGTATTCTAAAAATTCAAAACTAAAATATCATGAAAAGATCACGTAAAGCCAAAATTTCATACATTTCCACTTTCAGACTGAAGAAATGTTTCAGGATCCATTCAACAAAAAATTAACTTTCGATTACTAATGTCTACTTTTAAGATAAATTTACGAATTTCTAACGAAATCGGTAGATTGTGAAATCAATTTTCTCTGAGAGGAAACAATCATTACTGTCATCTTTATAGGATGTGGATTCATGACCCTAAAGATGATGTACTCATTGTGAGTAATTTAGGACTTGTATTTGATGCCATATAAGATTGTAGAAGTTTACTACTTTAAAGTCCTAcctaaaaatgaaataattgtttACTGCTCTCtgattttaattgatttttcagCATAAGTGACATAATGAAAACTATCACTTAACCAGATAACCTAGAACAGTTTATAATCACACTAGTTAACAtatgataaaatttaatttagtattttcataaaagTCAAGTTGTACATATGAATTTTATGATGTAGACAAAACAAAAAAGTTTCAGGTGATCAGTTAATGACTCATGTATCAATCATAGTCTACTTATTAGATGAACACCCTAGACtacttattttaaataatagttttatttttgCGTCACAAAATAATTGATCAATTTAAACACACTAATCATTGATAAATGATTCATGTATTTATATTAAATGACCTGGAAAATATCAATTATCATATTAGAACAATGAATTGAACATTCATTTATATCATCAATTCTCTGGTTTCAAATAATGGTTATGGTTTATTGAAATGTGATTAAAACAGTCACTAGGCTAATTAAATTTACTAGGTTATTTCTATAAACATATATAAACATTTGTCATGTGTGAAATTATCACTGATCCAATCAAAAAATATTGATCGTGGTTAACAAAGTGGTAAGTGATTAAAAGGAACCACTTAATAAGGCTTAATAAATAAGGGATCACTTTACAAGTATTCattcctagtatggaacttttCATTACAGCTCCTTGATCTTCAGTGGTGCTCGAATTAATTTCAGTCGATAATAAATACCAGGTACATTTTATATTTGCTATTGTCGGTAAAGACATACTGCTTGTACATGGTCAATTTTATCGCTAAACACGTAGTTAAATAAGACAGAACatggattttaaaaaaaatatacatacttCTAATCTTCAGGGAAAATTGAATATAGCGTCACCTGCGAAGTTGTTTCTGTCTACAATTAGTCAACGGATAATTGTGTTAATGCTTATAAAAGAAAAGTTAACCCTTAAATTTCTCATAATTCCCGTTGATAAGCTATGAAATATTTTAATCCTATCTTGGGTAGTTTAACGTTGATACATAGAACTTTGATCATTCATAAAGTCATATTTAGTTTCACAAACAGCATGAACTTCTTTGAACTTGTAGATAGTATGAGTAAATAAACCACAAAAAATTCATACTTTCTTATCGTTTACCTCAGATAATCAAGCAATGGGTCATGCGTATAAAGCTCCTTAGCGTTCAAACTATCGTGATATTTCTACAAAAAAATTTCTATTCCATgttctttttaaaaattgaattgTGTGCTAAAAGCATTTTCGAAAAACTAATATTCTATCGAAAGATCTATTATATGTCTGTATATCATTCTAAATAGAATATTTGATCGTGTGCGTTATAACTAGACTGAAAAAAATCGGTAAACAATCAGTTACCGACTCTTCATACTAATTAATAATTGCATCTATCCATACTTTGAAACTAATAATATGAATTggtttttattatccaattaaAACGCGGTGACACATCATTCAAATGATCAATACTTTAATATGTTAAAACCGTTTTTATAGCCTAGTGTTCCAAATCGATCAACTATATACCAGATCAGCACTACTGACCATGAGCTGATGCAGATAAGTTCCTGTTGGTTGGTTATTCGTAAGCTTCTCTCTATTCCTAAAAGTCAGCAATCAGCTTCTACAACATATATTGCAAACAGATGTGGTTTGTATACAGATATACCGGACctcatcacatcataaaatgaaaaagaataatTATACATAAAAAAGTCAAGTGGCTATGAATAGGGAAGACTATAAGTAATAGACCGGTAACAAATCAGGAATAGTACGTCGTATGATAGTAGTTCATAAGTTAacagaaagcttttgataaacAGAACACATAGAAatgataatctagttactcagtAATTATACATAATTATACAATAcgaatataaataataacacaTAAATTAGTTATAGGAGTTACCATTCTTTCAATCTTCATTCTGCTATCAACTTGTTTTTATCGTATatgtcatttaaaaaaaaatactgatTGATTGGTGCAGTAACGAATTTTAATGCGTTCAAATAAtaattgtcaataaaactgaacTTGATAATCTTTACATTTGAATGATGACTGTCAATATAaatcacaaataaataatattacaaCAAGTGAGAAGCATTTACTATTCACATATTGTACTGTAAAGGGACTATTATTTTTGTGACAAGAAATATAATGCAACATAGACTGGATGGGAGTTATCCTTCAAAATCGCACATAGAATCTATCTTCGTTGGCAGTGTTCGAGGTGTAGTTGACGACAACGTGATCATAATCTTTATCCTGAGGATAGTATTCTTTGCACAAGTGTTTTTAAGAGTTAGTTCTTGTCTGTTTAACTAATTACTTAAGCTCATCTTCTTTGGATTTCCAGTATTTTAAAAAGTGCTGAACACACATTCAGAGAGCACTTCTGCTAGGGTAGAGAAATACTTAATTAGAAATACCAATGGTCATTTAGCAACCTTTTTCACGGTATAGCCCGAAATTTAgactattttattattgtatgCCATGAAAAAAGCTTTAAACTATGTATTTTGTTAGATTAACTTTCCCCCACctcttgtttttatttttatctaactttcaaaaaaaacaactaataaCCACAGTTTGCTGAGTTTCCTAAACCAATATTGAAATTAACAAAGTTGGAGTTCTTAGATTTAAGCAGTAATCATTTGGAAATGTTACCATCATCTATAACTGATTTAATCAATTTagaaagtttattattattcgaCAATCGTTTGATCAGTTTACCAGAGGATATTGGTGAATTACGAAATATAAGATGTTTATGGTTGGGTGATAATAAACTGGAAAGTTTGCCACAATCAATTGTTGAACTACGTGGATTGATATGGTCACCATTATTATCACCAAGTACAACAGTTGGTGGAAACCCTTTAAGAGACCCACCGATTAAAGTAAGTGTTTCTGGTGAATTTTTATTAAGTATTTTTGTATAATGGGTGAGATAAATACTTTCCTGATGTTCACATAACAGTACAATATTTCCTTTAAAGGAATATGAACTAAATATTGGATGATGTAGCGAAACCCATAGAACCCAGAATTCGTAGGACAATGTAATATATTTATACTTTCTGTGGTTACGGAAGATTTAGTAAACTACATCCATATCTCTTCCTAATTACTTGGATATCTACCTTCTGATTATTTACACACTTCACCACATAGTGTTGTGTAATTTTTGATGACAATGATCGTCTTCTTTAATAAGCTCTTCCTTCAAATCTCAACCTGCTTTGAATACCGTTATCATAACACTTACCactatttcttttatttaatattagatGTATAGTCTACATAACCGTTATCACTGATGGATGACATTATTAAAAAAGGGACTATTGCTCCTCTGAACACTTTCATTAGACCTTGAAACTAATCAGACTTATATAGGtacattcaaacatttattCTAGTAAAAGAACAATATTTAACTTCTGAAATGAAGAAGAGTACGTTGTGAAAATTTACCGTTTCATCTGTAATGAAGATAATTTTTTGGGAAACTCAGAAAATTCAACTttatttttagtattttcaacAAATAAAATCTAAGGTTGTCGATAATGAGATAACTGGGAGTCATGTTAGATGAATTTACGCTCGTATATATTGTACATGTAACGTGCTTTTTTaggaaataattattttcactcGAATGTATAATATCGTAAAGCAGTACTGACCagatttatttaaaatagtATGCCTTTAAACAGTGATGTAACAACAAAATTCTATCATTATATTTCAGGTATGCAGTGCAGGACTAGAAGAACTGGATAGATATTTCGGTGTggaaataattaaatgaatctACATAGGCAAACAAATGCAATTCTGTAACAATTATACACAAGTGACTAGTACTTATCTGGACAAAATTTATTCCTCAGTTGAACATagtaaacaatttattgatatttttactgatatatatatatatatatgctactCATACATACACATAATAAATAATCGAAATTACGCTTACTAACAAGAGCACGAGTACGCACTGAATAGTAATCTAGCTAAATTTCGCATATCTCACTAGACAAGTTTTTGATGAATACACCATAATAGTCAGTAGCTTTGTGTAACGACGTAAGTTTGGATTAAGTCAATAGGAACATAAATTATTGTAAACAATCTACCATTAATTTTAGAGATGACGTGACATTGACAAATTAAACACTCAACAAGAAACCTATTAATGTATGAATTGAGATAAAAACATTCCAAACTAACATCATACTGGATGTAAAGTGTTGCCCTTTGATGGGACTGAAAACAtaggtttgtttgttttctttttgataCATAAGGGAAGAGTGAAGATGTGATATTACTTCTCTTGACACGATTCTGAAGTTCTGAGCAGGGATACAAGCTGTGATATACACTAATTTGTACAACAACCAATATATACCTAACAATGCTTCCAATGGAAATGTTAGTTTTTCTTAGTTCTTAATATATTCCagtgaaatcatgaaccaatctgagtcagaccaccattgaaaacttaggAGCACTGGACGACATTCTGTTCCTGtctggaactcctcagcagtgcacatgcACGACCGGGAAAGTGAGACACGAATCCAGGACTTTAGGTCTCGAGCGAATGTTTAACCCatggaccactgagcaggcatccaaaagtggtaatgtctaacttcaatcaatccacgatattgcatgattatcttccattgtcttcggtgggtaactgcctcacacccgacacaCACTAGCGCCACTAGGCACGGCTTATTACTAAAATTGAGGAAATCTCTTCTCAGagttagtcactaatgagcacaagATCGgggatgtgcactgccgaggTGTTCCATACTACAACGAAACccccatccagtgcttccaggtttttaatggtgttaTAACTTAGGTTGGTTcacgattttaatgaaattcaacaatctccacaaccccaaaataaatatatttatcaataagtATTTATCTTTGGTATGGTTTGCATGTTTTTTTGTAAAAGCAAGCCAGTACATTAGGCAACTATTGTATTTTATCAATTACTTAAGAGAAATCCAAAACACGAGAATCTCGTTGCAATATTTTCAATTGCGAAATAGGTGGCCTGCAGGTTTCCCTTTTGGGCCACAAAACAAGGAGTAATCTATTGACCAAAATACCAGTCAATTGTTTCACTTTCTAGACAAAAAGTATGAGATAAGAGGAAAGAGGTTAATTTGTAACAACAAATtgatttaatttgaaaaatCCCTAAAACAAATACAGTATATATAGTATACATGTACATAAGTAGGTAGGTAGTATAAGACAAATGTTCGACGTacaataaaaaattttaaaaaaaacaaaaaaagaaactaattcTTCTCTATGCGTACacatcaaaagaaaaaaatgttagGGATATTTACAGTTAAGTAAACCATTAAAATATTATGTAAGGCACAAGTGAATTATGTGTGCGTTTATTTTTCTAtgtacagtatatatatataacaattgTTCAACTAGAATACGTTTAACTAGACCAGTAAGAATACTACTGTAGTACTTAAAATGATGGAATGTTTAAGGTATAAACAAGGTTATAAAATGCATGTAATCAATTATTTGGACAAAATAAACATGTGAAAAATTGGGTAAAGAAGGAAAACAAAGTGGGGAGATAACGTTAAAAAAGACAAACACACAAGAAAAATTGGCACGGTAACACTCTAATAAAAGGCTTAAAATCAGAGTGGTAAACAATCACTATGCATAAGCCTTTAAAAAACCTGGATAGCAAAACAACTCAAGGCTGTTAGTAATTGTGGTAATATTAGTCATTATACAAATAGATTTAGTTCTAGTCGATAAATGCACTAAGTTTATTTACAAATACTTAGCAAAAAGAGGAAATGATCTAATGAAACTAGTTTTTTAAATGTTGATCGTAGAAAAAAGCAAGGAAGGAAATAGTGTTGACTGAAAGCAATTCTTCTCTATAATCAACTTCACAAAATCCTCCTTAAGAAATTGGGAATAGACTGCAACTACTACTGTTATGTGGTGAATTGTGGCTAGTCGATGGTGGTGGACTACTATTACCAGATGATTGCACAAGGAATTGTTGTTGAAGTCGACACGAATTATCCACACTAGTACTTTTTGGTATTAACCGCATGGTATTAGCAATGTTGGTCATTTTTAAGTTAGTTGACAACTGTCCAGGGTCGAATCTCTTTGAATCCATCAGAGACGATGAAGTAAGCTCACCGGGAACAGGTAAAGACCTGCGTACAGAAAAGAGATGAGAGGAATTATTCGAAAAACCCTGATCCCCAAAAAAGACTAGATCTATATCACGTTGTGATGGGGCACTACGACTGAGATTAGACGTATTGAAACACCTAGGTGATGAAATGAGACAACCCTGAAATTTGTCTCTTTTTATGTAGCTTGTGTTTAAGCTTTCATTGCTATGTGAGCGCAATAGATTAACAGGTAGACTAGGTTTTCGACAGTATGAAAGAGATTTTGAACACCCTGTGGGAACAACCTGGGTTTCAAATGATTTCATCCCAACAGTATTCGCATTACATTTCTGCAGCTGTTCGTATTCAAGCTTTGGTTCTTGAGATATTGGGTTGGAAGGACTAAGCTCCCTCACTCTAGATGAACTAGTCGATGGCAAGTTACTTGGTAAACGAAATGCTCCATGTGCATGCAAAATACTACGGTAAACTGGATGACTTCCGTCAGTAGATACTGGTCTTGGGGTCGGTGGTGCACTTGCATGTGAAGAAAGACGACGCTGAGCAAGCAAAGTTGGTCTTGTGGTACCAACTGTCGATGATGAACGACGAAGTCTAAGAATACTAGCTGGTGAAAGTGTAGTGGCTAAGTGGATGGGATGTGGTGGCATAACAGTTGAGCATGGTTCAAATCTCAAAGTTTGTAAACTAGTATAAGATGAAAGAAAAGGTTTGAATTTAAGCATCTGTATGGCAGATTCAGGACCCGGAAGCACATGTCCAGGAACAAAAGACGATGGAGCACGAGAAACAGACAGTAAAGAGCGATACTCTTCTAAGGGTGAAGATATCTCTAGCTTGGACAAACCAGTGCAAGGAGATGGTAATAATGGATTAGAAGATTGAGTAGGTGACAATAACGCTGAGACTCTGCTACGTTTTTCTTCAGTTGGACTTATTCCAGACTCGAAAATTGGCCTAACCGACCCCCCACAATGTAGCGAACTTTTTCTAACAGGTCCTTCTGAAACTCCTGCAAAAGACGACGAAGTAGCTTCCAAACCAAGGTATGTTGGTCTTTCCCGTTTCTTAGATAACACCTTCGGAGACGTTGGAGTTAAATTTAGTGAGAATGATGACGAATGAAGACCAGACTTTAACATAGAAGAGCTTTGTACCTCTGTGGACATGCTTCGGATTGAACACAAACTAGCAGGGCTATCAAACGTCGGAGTGCTATCGATTGGAATAGAAGCTTCACTACAACCAGAATCATGAAGTTGATGCTCAAACTCCAACAACTGTCCAAGAAAATTAAAATTAGGTGCAACGCTGTTTCGTCCAGATTTAACAACACTAGAAAATCGATAGAAATGTTAACAATTAAACAACGGGAGACAATAAatttaactttattattatataattacaTAAACTACTTTTAAATCGACAAACATAATGGGACTGTAATATACAAGAAGAAAAATATAGTTGAATCTGTATACAATTTGGAATTCTTTCCTAATTCAATAAAAGTAAAAAACAAATTGTGGCTAAATTGATAAGTTTACGCACAAAGACAAAGTAAATACTATCTATTAAAAAAATAGgaacattttgtaaatattatgtCCAATTTACAAAAAGAGTTGAAGAATGTATATCTCCAGTGAGGAAGAAAACCAACCTGTCATGTACCAAAGTTTGAAGTTAACTATACACAAAAAAGGAACAGCGTTTTAAAATAATACGTTTTAACATTGAACGACCATAAAAATCTAGAAGTCCATCGAAATATTCTttcctaaatttacattttCCCTTCATTCAAGATAACACTATGGTGTAAGGAGCAGCCAACAATGAGTAACACGCCTAACAATTTCAACCGCTGAAGTTGTCGAATTCTATAAACTAACTTACCCTATCAACGCAAAACTACGTACAGAACTTAAACAACAATTCACCAATGGCTCCATCGCACAACATCCAATAGAAGTAGAGATTGTGTTATTGAGAGATAAACCCGTCTTTTTAAAGGTAATCAGCATTGTTAACACCACGAACATCTTATTTTGATGGTTAGCAAGGAAAATTCTACGTATTTGTGTCAAATTTTGTGCATCATCAGTCTATAAGAGTTGGCACGACACTCCTTTTTGTGTAGAAACAATTCTAATCTTTTAATTTACTTCTCATAACTATATATAGGTACATAAAATCCATTTAACAACGCAAATAATGATAACTTTCCTATCAAGATTATCTGGTATTTcgataatgaaaacaaaatttagACGCCCTCTACAAGATGATTTGGTAGAAGTACAAATAATTAGCTTTCTTATTACAGAAGTAAAAACTGTCAATGACAGCCAACAGCTTTATATTATTTTTCCACCAAACAATTACTGATTATTACAAGAGATAAAATGAGTAGAAAAGTAATTTTCACTGAATAAATGGATGGTATGAATCAATGAATGTTATAAAACATCAACAGAAAAAACTACACATTATACTAGTAATATCGTGCAAATAGATTTAGAAGAAAGATAATACTATACTACTTCGATAACATTAAGTTAGTCACCTAACTTTCTAAAAATAATATCACTCAGTCAGTATAAAAAAACTAAAACATCCTTTTACATACAAAATTAAAACAACTCAACATAGATTTTAGATACGCAAGTATACAACAAAATAACATAGAAGTAAAGCATCCAAATTAGACTTACTCGTATGCTTCATGCATTTTCATTCGACATGAATACATAAGATAGGCAATTGCTAGAGTAGGTGACCGAGATATTCCAGCTGAACAATGAATCAAAACTCGTCCATGAGCTGCTTTAGCGGACTCtgtaaattaattgtttaatgaAGAAATAGTTAGTGTATTACACTAGTATTTTTTGAAACTGATCGTTTTATAAGTAGCATATATAATTAGGAGTTCTCAAAGTCATTCTAGACAGGAATATACAGTTTAAAAAGATTCGGTACTCATTTCAGGACATACACATCAAGATATGAAGTCAGTGATCGTTAGATTCTATATTCTTTACCTGTGTTGATAACTGTTGTGTTCAATAGCCTCAACCTTTCACACTCTAAATTCAGACTTTGTAAAAGATCAGACCAGTTTGGAATCATCAATTTAAACTTTACAAATAGAGAATAgtttttcagtttattttttgtaAGTGTATGTCTGATTACGGTTTAAAATTAGAAAACCCTAATTATAAAAACTTAAGCATGCTACATAAGGAAATTAGGGCCAAGAAAGGATGAGAGGTTGGATGTACCGTTTTTGCACGTAGAGTTTGGGTTTGAATTGGTGTATTGTCGACGCCTCCACCAAAAGTTgagatttcatttaaataagaGATACATGGATGATACTTTCATTGTTTGTGAAGATATGGACCTCAATAAGATTTTGAATCGATTCAATTATCGTTACCACTTAATTCAATTCACATTGGAAGCAGAGGCGAACGAGgaatttcattttcttgatgTCCGGTTGAAAAGGTCAGATGATTCTTCACAGAGATCTGTGTATAGAAAACCGACCTGGAATGGTCAATATGCGAATTTCCATAGCTGGGTCCCACTGAGTAGAAAGAGAaacttaattcactctttatcccCAAAGATTAGGCGAATATGTTCTACTTCAACTTCGACAATTACTCATCaaaatggttatccacctagaTTCTGCGATAGGAACTTAGCACCTAGGCAACATCCTGAGAAAGCACCAACAGTTCAAAAGAAAAATCGTTTTATGAATATCGAACTTAAAGTAAATATGGCCGTCGAGATCTTaaataaacggatttcaaaatcCCTGAATATTATCTTCTACTCAGCTAAGCTTCGCATTGCCTTCTCAAACCGGCCTACTATTCACGGATGCGTTAAGAGTAAACTTCCACTTCGAGCCACATTGATGTGCATCTATAAATTTATTTGCTTTTGTGGGGCACGTTACACCGACCGCATAAAGCGATCACTTCCTAAACTCACCTCAGAACATTACCCGGCGTGGCTTTTAAAAGGAGAATGCAAAACAGTTACCAATTCAATACAGTAGCATCTAATCGACTTTGAACACGTCATTCCGAAGTAGTCTTCCTTTAAAAATAATCTACACAATTAATGAATTGGATCGAAGGAGGGTCGAATCAAAAACTTATGTACTACTCAGGCGTTGGCGATCCACCAGTTAAAGCCCGAATTCTGCGTGCAAAAACGATACGTCCGACATCTCATTTTTCCTTGGCCCTAGTTGCATTCTGTAGTATGTTTTAGTTTTTTAACTGTTTTATATATTTGATTCCTGATCCAAAACGAGAAATGTGGTCAGATCATCAGTAACTTTAGTTGTGAGCAACGCCTTACAAAGTTTTCATATAGAGTCCTACGGTCTATAGAACCCACAAGCAGGTAGCAGTGATGTGGCAACAGATACTGACACATTACTATTTTCTCTGTGGTTACATATCATAAACTGGCCGCCTCTCCATTTTCCAAACTTAGCAGCACTTAATATTGGAATCCGAAGTTCAATATATGTAAAATCAAGTGTTTCAGATGAATTATGTGACTAAATAAGGGTCTGTATTATGGTAAGACACGCATTCACTTTATCATCGCTTATATCGTGTTGTCATCAGGACCGAGTAGGGAGTCAGAAGAAAAGGTAGTCAAAAGTAGAATgttatcagattttactagCTAAAACATGGTTAGGTTTAAAAAGTCATTGCTCTCTTAGAATATCAATCCTGTCTACCACAATATTATTGTCTTACACATCGAAATAAATACTCAAATCCAACTACTTGTAATGACCAACCACTAAGGATGAGAAGAGGTACAAACTACTGTAACATTTATGAAAGTACTTATAACGAAGTAAACAGAAGAATGGTAAGGACGAAAACAAAATGAGATAGCGGCTTTCGAGTTTCACTCACTAGTTAAAGACTGAGTATGTCTCTTAAACAGCTCTAAGCAAACAGTTGTGGTAAACAGAAGCTAAGACATTGATGTTTACTTATTAGACTAAAAATTTACAACCATACTAAGAAAAATCAGGAAAAATATCTTATCTTATGGATCTCAATATATACATTTCATCATTATATTCGTTATGACTATTGGAACCTATAATGACGGTTGGTATCTCAGAAACTCAAAGTCCAACCCACAATTAGTGGACCAATGTTTAAACATACAACTTACATCAGTTGAAATTCTGGTGTCTGAGCTAATAAAATAGAGCTCCATAGTTAGTAAAATATCATTTACCATCCTTTTTAATAGATACTGAATTGTTAAATTGTACGTACAAAGGAAATAATAAGCAGCGTGGTTTCTTTAaaaattagttttcattaaGGAAAAGGAAATGAACAATTAAAGAATTACCAATAAATGCAAAAGCATCTTTGAAATACGGTGTCATGAGATCAGTATAATTGTCGTTCACAGGAATTTGATAAAAATTTTGACTGGGAATATGTGAAGGAATACTGCCTTCAAGAGATACATTGAGAATATGAGTAATTCCATAACGTTTACAAATAGTTGGGGAATTAGCATCTTCCTGACTTCCTAGTATTAAATGTGGCAGAATCGGAGACGGACGAGTTAGTGTACTACCAGTATTATCAACCTTCATTTCCATAATCGATCTTGAACGATTATCCACAGGTACATCAGGACTAAAATTGTTTGAAAACAAAGTGATAAAAAGCGTCGTTTGTTTTCGATGACAAAACCAAAACAATGAGAGTCAAAATGATTAAAACCGACGTTAGGTTTCCTGACTAACATAAATTTATTAACTGAAAATGATTTTTCTTGCATGAACTAACGTATATTCCCAAAATCACAAAGAATTTCTAATACGTCTGATGCTATGGAATTTTAATGTTCCGGAATTAATGGACATAACGTAAAAGAAGCATAAAATCGAGTACTTTAGAGACAATTTTTGCACACAGTATGGAGATGggtttcagtcagtcacaacgtagaacttcgtacgtacgtacatcagttcgagttgccataccacattagcacagagatgcagttgtcgattcaaatcccacagtggtagaagtagtaggagtataagcattatgtgaaagattagggtttgaatatGTTACTCAagcagtataatccagtgaaataaatttggaaagaaaaaaaagatagagacatgaagaatacagaagattagaatttggcagaacacaaagagtggatgcaccttcgccattgcaaacgattttgagctatgccattcaaggtctctaaccatcggttgctatcttTTCGCGAATCccgaccaggtagtctacacctaccaacatggttcagtccatttgtcagcgacttcatggatttatgccacgttttggtctggctgcccctagctttcttccaacggGTTTAAAAAGTATTGGTGTAGGTTTTACCTAATCGATTGATAAATTCCCTGGTAAGATATGAAAAGAGATGTAAGGAAATTGAAACACTGAAAGCATGAAAgataaaacaatataaattttaaagaaaatgatTGAATGCGGGGAGGGCCCTGGAAAGTATGCATAAAACGAAATATTTTGGTATATAAAGCCAATGATTTGGATTATCTCCGATTTATTCATACTGAAAGTTTGGAAATGTAATCTGG
This genomic interval from Schistosoma mansoni strain Puerto Rico chromosome W, complete genome contains the following:
- a CDS encoding putative dual specificity protein phosphatase — translated: MDALCALERKVIYTEAYSISEAIRLNQKVILLDSRSFMVYNTSHIHTAINVGGNRAFQRKFSQNQVSSLRISRYFLTKVPLDLLLCKLTNFENPTELQKLPIVVYDEFIDSILNLIPGCFLFTLLTQLTLKFPVVFLLKGGFLGFQAQFPELCWINTEKIAGEDFAEYHQCDCPLEQILDTCLCYSSAEFSKIPASECDILSTSGATTHPTSISSIPSTSISLKPTSSSFQMPSKEQFSESAKAAHGRVLIHCSAGISRSPTLAIAYLMYSCRMKMHEAYDVVKSGRNSVAPNFNFLGQLLEFEHQLHDSGCSEASIPIDSTPTFDSPASLCSIRSMSTEVQSSSMLKSGLHSSSFSLNLTPTSPKVLSKKRERPTYLGLEATSSSFAGVSEGPVRKSSLHCGGSVRPIFESGISPTEEKRSRVSALLSPTQSSNPLLPSPCTGLSKLEISSPLEEYRSLLSVSRAPSSFVPGHVLPGPESAIQMLKFKPFLSSYTSLQTLRFEPCSTVMPPHPIHLATTLSPASILRLRRSSSTVGTTRPTLLAQRRLSSHASAPPTPRPVSTDGSHPVYRSILHAHGAFRLPSNLPSTSSSRVRELSPSNPISQEPKLEYEQLQKCNANTVGMKSFETQVVPTGCSKSLSYCRKPSLPVNLLRSHSNESLNTSYIKRDKFQGCLISSPRCFNTSNLSRSAPSQRDIDLVFFGDQGFSNNSSHLFSVRRSLPVPGELTSSSLMDSKRFDPGQLSTNLKMTNIANTMRLIPKSTSVDNSCRLQQQFLVQSSGNSSPPPSTSHNSPHNSSSCSLFPIS
- a CDS encoding putative dual specificity protein phosphatase, whose translation is MEMKVDNTGSTLTRPSPILPHLILGSQEDANSPTICKRYGITHILNVSLEGSIPSHIPSQNFYQIPVNDNYTDLMTPYFKDAFAFIGNSLIVHFLFLNEN
- a CDS encoding putative leucine-rich repeat-containing protein encodes the protein MANVSLRLYIETDDTDYPGLKRLKLQGKDLENVPAELFMLRELQVLDMSPERQPSLTYKLLELPSDIGYLINLRILILDTNELHSLPSEIGSLTQLEKLSASNNQLKNLSSNHLEMLPSSITDLINLESLLLFDNRLISLPEDIGELRNIRCLWLGDNKLESLPQSIVELRGLIWSPLLSPSTTVGGNPLRDPPIKVCSAGLEELDRYFGVEIIK